From Candidatus Methylopumilus planktonicus, a single genomic window includes:
- the thiS gene encoding sulfur carrier protein ThiS, whose amino-acid sequence MNLKINGNIKSFDDTSMTIEGLVTQLNLLGKRIAIEKNGMIISKSEFQNILLQDGDQLEIVGAVGGG is encoded by the coding sequence ATGAATCTTAAAATTAACGGTAATATAAAATCTTTTGATGACACTTCGATGACAATCGAAGGATTAGTCACACAACTTAATCTTTTAGGTAAGCGAATTGCAATCGAAAAGAACGGTATGATTATTTCAAAATCTGAATTCCAAAATATCTTGCTCCAAGATGGCGACCAATTAGAAATTGTTGGCGCAGTTGGTGGTGGTTAA
- the pqqA gene encoding pyrroloquinoline quinone precursor peptide PqqA gives MWTTPAATEMRFGFEVTMYVMNK, from the coding sequence ATGTGGACAACTCCAGCAGCTACAGAAATGCGTTTTGGCTTTGAAGTAACTATGTACGTAATGAACAAGTAA
- the apaG gene encoding Co2+/Mg2+ efflux protein ApaG: MGSSKLHAIRINVETHFVEEKSSIEHNRYFFNYTVTISNDGLIPAQLVSRHWIITDANEESFEVKGLGVVGEQPLIQPHESYTYTSGTEINTPVGSMHGSYQMVSEDGTSFDAEIPMFILSMPRTLH, translated from the coding sequence ATGGGATCTTCAAAATTACATGCGATTCGTATTAATGTTGAAACTCATTTTGTAGAAGAAAAATCTAGCATTGAGCATAACCGTTATTTTTTCAATTACACCGTTACGATCAGCAATGATGGATTGATTCCAGCGCAGCTTGTGAGCCGTCATTGGATTATTACAGACGCTAATGAAGAATCTTTTGAAGTGAAAGGTTTAGGGGTAGTCGGTGAACAGCCTCTGATTCAACCGCATGAGTCGTATACTTATACAAGCGGGACTGAAATTAACACACCTGTAGGCTCCATGCACGGCAGTTATCAGATGGTGTCCGAAGATGGCACATCATTTGATGCAGAAATTCCTATGTTTATTTTATCGATGCCAAGGACGCTCCATTAA
- a CDS encoding dienelactone hydrolase family protein: MLIQSEFVDLNTPTGIMRTYVHKPLTHKKTPAILFYSEIFQQTGPIERAAKIIAGHGFTVLVPEVFHELNPIGTVLAYDDAGRDKGNADKSAKDVEGYDADNQAMIAWIKKQPWFSGHIGAMGFCIGGHLAYRAALQPEIEATACFYATDLHTNVIPNKPNQHSMNRLKDIKGELLMIWGKQDNHIPEQGRKVVYEKMLDAQLAFTWHEFNGQHAFMRDEGERYDPELALLGYDLALKLFQRKLA; encoded by the coding sequence ATGTTAATTCAGTCAGAATTTGTTGATTTAAATACCCCTACAGGCATTATGCGTACTTATGTGCATAAGCCTCTCACGCATAAAAAGACCCCCGCAATTCTCTTTTATTCAGAAATTTTTCAGCAAACAGGTCCGATTGAACGTGCAGCCAAAATCATTGCGGGTCATGGATTCACTGTCTTAGTGCCTGAAGTCTTTCACGAGTTAAATCCGATTGGTACAGTCTTAGCTTATGACGACGCAGGACGTGATAAAGGTAATGCGGATAAGTCAGCAAAAGACGTTGAGGGTTATGACGCTGACAATCAAGCAATGATTGCATGGATCAAAAAACAACCTTGGTTTTCAGGTCATATCGGGGCTATGGGATTTTGTATCGGCGGGCACTTAGCTTATAGAGCAGCACTACAACCTGAAATTGAAGCCACCGCATGTTTTTATGCGACAGATTTACATACCAATGTGATTCCAAACAAACCTAATCAGCATTCCATGAATCGCTTAAAAGACATCAAGGGTGAGCTTCTAATGATTTGGGGCAAACAAGACAACCATATTCCAGAACAAGGTCGTAAAGTCGTTTATGAAAAAATGCTTGATGCTCAATTAGCATTTACGTGGCATGAGTTTAATGGCCAACATGCCTTTATGCGTGACGAAGGTGAGCGCTATGATCCTGAGTTGGCACTTTTAGGTTATGACTTAGCTTTAAAACTTTTCCAACGCAAACTTGCTTAA
- a CDS encoding murein transglycosylase A codes for MRHFIIFLLTLFLVSCVDVPNKGEKVSVTKSNCDCPKIKTEKEDLTKIPDYGLLKKSDWSTIESSFENDNLLPAWTAWLRSCSALKQKDAWKKVCDLADDIKEPSDENIQNYFKNYFNVYIASNIDGSETGMITGYYQPILKGSKVKTSHYKIPLYTTPKDLITVDLSEVYPELKSKRLRGKVVGNKLVPYLSRAEIDGQGTPLAGNEIVWVEDPVEAFFLEIQGSGIIHFDNGETMQIGYADQNGHPFKAIGSALIQKKEITMAEASMEGIKNWARKNIVKLKVFLNMNTSYVFFRKLPNDLPGPIGALGVSIEAERSVAIDPKFIPLGAPIFLSTTQPNTNDSLDRLMVAQDTGGAIRGGVRADFYWGTGEEAGRKAGSMKQQGKIWALLPKDYVFPIATQEFSMKRNRIEEASK; via the coding sequence ATGAGACATTTCATTATATTTTTACTTACTTTATTTCTTGTCTCATGCGTAGATGTTCCCAATAAGGGAGAAAAAGTTTCTGTTACAAAATCTAATTGTGATTGCCCAAAAATTAAAACAGAAAAAGAAGATTTAACAAAAATTCCTGATTACGGCCTTCTAAAGAAATCAGACTGGAGCACAATTGAATCCTCATTTGAAAATGACAATCTTTTACCTGCTTGGACGGCATGGCTTAGAAGCTGTTCTGCTTTAAAACAAAAAGATGCTTGGAAAAAAGTATGTGATCTTGCGGATGATATCAAAGAGCCAAGTGATGAAAATATACAAAACTATTTTAAAAACTATTTTAATGTTTATATCGCAAGTAATATCGATGGCTCTGAAACCGGCATGATCACTGGTTATTATCAGCCTATCTTAAAAGGTAGTAAGGTTAAAACGTCGCATTACAAAATCCCACTTTACACAACGCCCAAAGATTTGATTACTGTGGATCTAAGTGAAGTTTATCCAGAACTTAAATCAAAACGTTTGCGTGGGAAAGTAGTGGGAAACAAATTAGTCCCTTACTTATCAAGAGCCGAGATTGATGGGCAAGGCACCCCTTTGGCAGGTAATGAAATTGTTTGGGTAGAAGATCCTGTAGAGGCTTTCTTTTTAGAGATTCAAGGATCAGGCATTATTCACTTTGATAATGGAGAAACTATGCAAATTGGGTATGCCGATCAAAATGGCCATCCATTTAAAGCGATCGGTTCAGCACTCATTCAGAAAAAAGAAATCACTATGGCTGAAGCTTCGATGGAAGGTATCAAAAATTGGGCTAGAAAAAATATTGTGAAACTTAAAGTATTTTTAAATATGAATACTAGCTATGTGTTTTTTAGAAAATTACCAAATGATTTACCAGGTCCGATTGGCGCTTTAGGGGTATCGATTGAAGCTGAGCGAAGTGTTGCGATCGATCCTAAATTTATTCCATTAGGCGCGCCTATTTTCTTATCTACAACCCAACCTAATACCAATGATTCTCTCGATCGCTTAATGGTTGCTCAAGATACAGGTGGGGCAATTCGAGGCGGTGTTCGCGCAGATTTCTATTGGGGCACTGGGGAAGAGGCGGGAAGAAAAGCGGGATCGATGAAACAACAGGGAAAAATTTGGGCATTACTCCCTAAGGATTATGTATTCCCAATCGCGACGCAAGAATTTTCCATGAAACGCAATCGTATTGAGGAAGCTTCCAAATAA
- a CDS encoding thiazole synthase: MAQKKDSLIIAGKSYQSRLLVGTGKYKDFQETRLAIDASGAEIITVAIRRTNIGQNEGEPSLLDFVPPNHFTYLPNTAGCYSADDAVRTLRLARELLDGHTLVKLEVLGDPKTLYPNVMETLKAAEVLIKEGFDVMVYTSDDPIVAKELENIGCCAIMPLASLIGSGMGILNPWNLQIIIEHAKVPVLVDAGVGTASDAAIAMELGCEGVLMNTAIASANDPIMMAGAMKKAIEAGREAYLAGRMAKKLYSASPTSPTQGMIS; the protein is encoded by the coding sequence ATGGCACAAAAAAAAGATTCACTTATCATCGCAGGTAAAAGTTACCAATCAAGACTATTGGTAGGTACTGGTAAATATAAAGATTTTCAGGAAACAAGACTCGCGATTGATGCGAGTGGTGCAGAAATTATTACAGTTGCGATTCGCCGAACTAATATTGGGCAAAATGAAGGCGAGCCATCCCTTCTTGATTTTGTACCACCCAATCATTTTACTTATCTTCCTAATACGGCAGGTTGTTATTCAGCCGATGATGCGGTGAGAACACTTCGTTTGGCCAGAGAATTATTAGATGGCCATACGCTTGTCAAGTTAGAAGTCTTAGGTGACCCTAAAACACTTTATCCCAATGTGATGGAAACTTTAAAAGCCGCAGAAGTTTTAATTAAAGAAGGTTTTGATGTGATGGTGTACACATCAGATGATCCGATTGTGGCAAAAGAACTTGAAAATATTGGTTGCTGTGCCATCATGCCTTTGGCTTCTCTCATTGGTTCTGGCATGGGCATTTTAAATCCATGGAATTTACAAATTATTATTGAACATGCAAAAGTCCCTGTTTTAGTAGACGCAGGTGTGGGTACCGCATCAGATGCTGCGATTGCGATGGAATTAGGTTGCGAAGGTGTCCTCATGAATACAGCCATTGCAAGTGCGAATGATCCAATCATGATGGCAGGTGCTATGAAAAAAGCCATTGAGGCTGGGCGCGAAGCATACCTTGCAGGACGAATGGCTAAGAAATTATATTCAGCATCTCCCACCTCCCCCACACAAGGCATGATTTCCTAA